A stretch of the Pan paniscus chromosome 2, NHGRI_mPanPan1-v2.0_pri, whole genome shotgun sequence genome encodes the following:
- the IP6K1 gene encoding inositol hexakisphosphate kinase 1 — translation MCVCQTMEVGQYGKNASRAGDRGVLLEPFIHQVGGHSSMMRYDDHTVCKPLISREQRFYESLPPEMKEFTPEYKGVVSVCFEGDSDGYINLVAYPYVESETVEQDDTPEREQPRRKHSRRSLHRSGSGSDHKEEKASLSLETSESSQEAKSPKVELHSHSEVPFQMLDGNSGLSSEKISHNPWSLRCHKQQLSRMRSESKDRKLYKFLLLENVVHHFKYPCVLDLKMGTRQHGDDASAEKAARQMRKCEQSTSATLGVRVCGMQVYQLDTGHYLCRNKYYGRGLSIEGFRNALYQYLHNGLDLRRDLFEPILSKLRGLKAVLERQASYRFYSSSLLVIYDGKECRAESCLDRRSEMRLKHLDMVLPEVASSCGPSTSPSNTSPEAGPSSQPKVDVRMIDFAHSTFKGFRDDPTVHDGPDRGYVFGLENLISIMEQMRDENQ, via the exons ATGTGTGTTTGTCAAACCATGGAAGTGGGGCAGTATGGCAAGAATGCAAGTCGGGCTGGAGACCGGGGAGTCCTCTTGGAGCCCTTCATCCACCAAGTAGGCGGACACAGCAGCATGATGCGTTACGACGATCACACTGTGTGCAAGCCCCTCATCTCCCGGGAACAGCGCTTCTACGAGTCCCTCCCTCCCGAAATGAAGGAGTTCACCCCTGAATACAAAG GCGTGGTATCTGTCTGTTTTGAGGGGGACAGTGATGGTTACATCAACTTAGTGGCCTATCCTTATGTGGAAAGTGAGACTGTGGAACAGGATGACACACCAGAACGGGAGCAACCTCGGCGCAAACACTCCCGCCGGAGCCTGCACCGGTCAGGCAGTGGCAGTGACCACAAGGAGGAGAAAGCCAGCCTGTCCCTTGAGACCTCTGAGAG CTCACAGGAAGCAAAGAGTCCAAAGGTGGAGCTGCACAGCCACTCAGAGGTCCCTTTCCAGATGCTAGATGGCAACAGTGGCTTGAGTTCTGAGAAGATCAGCCACAACCCCTGGAGCCTGCGTTGTCACAAGCAGCAGCTGAGCCGCATGCGCTCCGAGTCCAAGGACCGAAAGCTCTACA AGTTCCTCCTGCTTGAGAACGTGGTGCACCACTTCAAGTACCCCTGCGTGTTGGACCTGAAGATGGGCACGCGGCAGCATGGCGATGACGCATCAGCTGAGAAGGCAGCCCGGCAGATGCGGAAATGCGAGCAGAGCACATCAGCCACGCTGGGCGTCAGGGTCTGCGGCATGCAG GTGTACCAGCTGGACACAGGGCATTACCTCTGCAGGAACAAGTACTATGGCCGTGGGCTCTCCATTGAAGGCTTCCGCAATGCCCTCTATCAATATCTGCACAATGGCCTGGACCTGCGACGTGACCTGTTTGAGCCTATCCTGAGCAAACTGCGGGGCCTGAAAGCTGTGCTGGAGCGGCAGGCCTCTTACCGCTTCTACTCCAGTTCCCTGCTTGTCATCTATGATGGCAAGGAGTGCCGGGCTGAGTCCTGCCTGGACCGCCGGTCTGAGATGCGTCTCAAGCACCTGGACATGGTGCTCCCTGAGGTGGCGTCATCCTGTGGCCCCAGCACCAGCCCCAGCAACACCAGCCCCGAGGCGGGTCCCTCCTCTCAGCCCAAGGTGGATGTCCGCATGATTGACTTTGCACACAGCACATTCAAGGGCTTCCGGGATGACCCCACCGTGCATGATGGGCCGGACAGAGGCTATGTGTTTGGCCTGGAGAACCTCATCAGCATCATGGAACAGATGCGGGACGAGAACCAGTAG
- the GMPPB gene encoding mannose-1-phosphate guanyltransferase beta isoform X1 yields MKALILVGGYGTRLRPLTLSTPKPLVDFCNKPILLHQVEALAAAGVDHVILAVSYMSQVLEKEMKAQEQRLGIRISMSHEEEPLGTAGPLALARDLLSETADPFFVLNSDVICDFPFQAMVQFHRHHGQEGSILVTKVEEPSKYGVVVCEADTGRIHRFVEKPQVFVSNKINAGMYILSPAVLRRIQLQPTSIEKEVFPIMAKEGQLYAMELQGFWMDIGQPKDFLTGMCLFLQSLRQKQPERLCSGPGIVGNVLVDPSARIGQNCSIGPNVSLGPGVVVEDGVCIRRCTVLRDARIRSHSWLESCIVGWRCRVGQWVSLWAGLGGERGGECACLSDKAYPLLEVRMENVTVLGEDVIVNDELYLNGASVLPHKSIGESVPEPRIIM; encoded by the exons ATGAAGGCACTGATCTTAGTGGGGGGCTATGGGACGCGGCTACGGCCGCTGACGCTGAGCACCCCGAAGCCACTGGTGGACTTCTGCAATAAGCCCATCTTGCTGCACCAAGTGGAGGCGCTAGCCGCG GCAGGCGTGGACCACGTGATCCTGGCCGTGAGCTACATGTCGCAGGTGctggagaaggaaatgaaggcacaGGAGCAGAGG CTGGGAATCCGAATCTCCATGTCCCATGAAGAGGAGCCTTTGGGGACAG CTGGGCCCCTGGCGCTGGCCCGTGACCTACTCTCTGAGACTGCAGACCCTTTCTTCGTCCTCAACAGTGACGTGATCTGCGATTTCCCCTTCCAAGCCATGGTGCAGTTCCACCGGCACCATGGCCAGGAGGGCTCCATCCTG GTGACCAAGGTGGAGGAACCCTCCAAGtacggtgtggtggtgtgtgaggCTGACACAGGCCGCATTCACCGGTTCGTGGAGAAGCCACAGGTGTTTGTGTCCAATAAGATCAACGCAGGCATGTATATCCTGAGCCCTGCAGTGCTGCGGCGCATCCAG CTGCAGCCTACGTCCATTGAGAAGGAGGTCTTCCCCATTATGGCCAAGGAGGGGCAGCTATATGCCATGGAGTTGCAGG GCTTCTGGATGGACATTGGGCAGCCCAAGGACTTCCTCACTGGCATGTGCCTCTTCCTGCAGTCACTGAGGCAGAAGCAGCCTGAGCGGCTGTGCTCAGGCCCTGGCATTGTGGGCAACGTGCTGGTG GACCCAAGTGCCCGCATCGGCCAGAACTGCAGCATTGGCCCCAATGTGAGCCTGGGACCTGGCGTGGTGGTCGAAGATGGTGTGTGTATCCGGCGGTGCACGGTGCTGCGGGATGCCCGGATCCGTTCCCATTCCTGGCTTGAGTCCTGCATTGTGGGCTGGCGCTGCCGCGTGGGTCAGTGGGTAAGCctgtgggctgggctgggtggggagaggggcgGGGAGTGTGCCTGCCTCTCTGACAAGGCCTATCCTCTCCTGGAGGTACGCATGGAGAACGTGACAGTGCTGGGTGAGGACGTCATAGTTAATGATGAGCTCTACCTCAACGGAGCCAGCGTGCTGCCCCACAAGTCTATTGGCGAGTCAGTGCCAGAGCCTCGTATCATCATGTGA
- the GMPPB gene encoding mannose-1-phosphate guanyltransferase beta isoform X2: protein MKALILVGGYGTRLRPLTLSTPKPLVDFCNKPILLHQVEALAAAGVDHVILAVSYMSQVLEKEMKAQEQRLGIRISMSHEEEPLGTAGPLALARDLLSETADPFFVLNSDVICDFPFQAMVQFHRHHGQEGSILVTKVEEPSKYGVVVCEADTGRIHRFVEKPQVFVSNKINAGMYILSPAVLRRIQLQPTSIEKEVFPIMAKEGQLYAMELQGFWMDIGQPKDFLTGMCLFLQSLRQKQPERLCSGPGIVGNVLVDPSARIGQNCSIGPNVSLGPGVVVEDGVCIRRCTVLRDARIRSHSWLESCIVGWRCRVGQWVRMENVTVLGEDVIVNDELYLNGASVLPHKSIGESVPEPRIIM, encoded by the exons ATGAAGGCACTGATCTTAGTGGGGGGCTATGGGACGCGGCTACGGCCGCTGACGCTGAGCACCCCGAAGCCACTGGTGGACTTCTGCAATAAGCCCATCTTGCTGCACCAAGTGGAGGCGCTAGCCGCG GCAGGCGTGGACCACGTGATCCTGGCCGTGAGCTACATGTCGCAGGTGctggagaaggaaatgaaggcacaGGAGCAGAGG CTGGGAATCCGAATCTCCATGTCCCATGAAGAGGAGCCTTTGGGGACAG CTGGGCCCCTGGCGCTGGCCCGTGACCTACTCTCTGAGACTGCAGACCCTTTCTTCGTCCTCAACAGTGACGTGATCTGCGATTTCCCCTTCCAAGCCATGGTGCAGTTCCACCGGCACCATGGCCAGGAGGGCTCCATCCTG GTGACCAAGGTGGAGGAACCCTCCAAGtacggtgtggtggtgtgtgaggCTGACACAGGCCGCATTCACCGGTTCGTGGAGAAGCCACAGGTGTTTGTGTCCAATAAGATCAACGCAGGCATGTATATCCTGAGCCCTGCAGTGCTGCGGCGCATCCAG CTGCAGCCTACGTCCATTGAGAAGGAGGTCTTCCCCATTATGGCCAAGGAGGGGCAGCTATATGCCATGGAGTTGCAGG GCTTCTGGATGGACATTGGGCAGCCCAAGGACTTCCTCACTGGCATGTGCCTCTTCCTGCAGTCACTGAGGCAGAAGCAGCCTGAGCGGCTGTGCTCAGGCCCTGGCATTGTGGGCAACGTGCTGGTG GACCCAAGTGCCCGCATCGGCCAGAACTGCAGCATTGGCCCCAATGTGAGCCTGGGACCTGGCGTGGTGGTCGAAGATGGTGTGTGTATCCGGCGGTGCACGGTGCTGCGGGATGCCCGGATCCGTTCCCATTCCTGGCTTGAGTCCTGCATTGTGGGCTGGCGCTGCCGCGTGGGTCAGTGG GTACGCATGGAGAACGTGACAGTGCTGGGTGAGGACGTCATAGTTAATGATGAGCTCTACCTCAACGGAGCCAGCGTGCTGCCCCACAAGTCTATTGGCGAGTCAGTGCCAGAGCCTCGTATCATCATGTGA